Sequence from the Ignavibacteria bacterium genome:
CTTGTTTCGGTTATAATCAAAAATGTGATGCTCTCGACGCAGATAATTTTGTTTTTTACGACACCGGCTTTTGTCTTCAGCGGACTTACTTACCCTCTTTGGGCAATGCCTGCGGCTCATCAGTTGTTCTCCCGTTTCATTCCCTACACACAGTTTCTGGACGGATTTATAAGGATATACCTGATGGGAGAGAATTTATCCGATATTGGCAACCAGCTAAACTTGCAGATAGCAGGTATCCTGATACCCGCTTTACTGATCGTGACGATTGCCGGAATAAAAGGGACAATGGCTCGAAGAAAAGCGGGTGTAGCTTTATGAAACTGAAAATTAATGGCTTTTTTGCGATCATAAAACGGGAAATTGTAAATCTTTCTCATGATACCGATATCCGGATTCTTGTACTGATTGCCCCGATTTTTTACTCGATTTTCTATGCATCGCTTTATTTCAACAAGACCGAAACTGATATCCCGATAGTTGTGGTAGATCAGGATGGCTCAACTTCCTCCCGAAAATTTGTAAATGATCTCGATGCGAACCAACTTTTGAGGGTAACTTACAACTCATCCGAAATAAACGAGGCTGAATCCCTTTTGAAGAGTGACGAAGTGCAGGGAATTATCATAATACCAAAGGATTTTGATGCAAATGCTCGATCAGGCAGGCATAACACGGTAAAAGTACTCCTCAATACACAGCGATTTCTTCACTCAAATGATATCAACAGAGCAGTGAACGAGATTGGATTTGAATACGCTGTGGAAAGCAGAATGAAGGTTTTCAACCAAAAAGGAGTGGGAAGGAAGCAGGCTGAGGAGCTGGTGGAACCCGTGAAGGAAGATGTCAGGTTTATGTACAACCCGATGCTTACATACGGTGATTTCCTTATACCGGGTGTGTTGATACTTATTTT
This genomic interval carries:
- a CDS encoding ABC transporter permease; translated protein: MKLKINGFFAIIKREIVNLSHDTDIRILVLIAPIFYSIFYASLYFNKTETDIPIVVVDQDGSTSSRKFVNDLDANQLLRVTYNSSEINEAESLLKSDEVQGIIIIPKDFDANARSGRHNTVKVLLNTQRFLHSNDINRAVNEIGFEYAVESRMKVFNQKGVGRKQAEELVEPVKEDVRFMYNPMLTYGDFLIPGVLILILQQTLILGLAQSLAKEREEKTLIKWYRDANGSTSAAIAGKTLIYFCFFAVYAFFFITFHYWLFEVPSYAPVFNTMILTAFFLFVSISFTVLIGSFFKSKLGVLQIIAFTSYPFFFLTGFAWPEIAFPEPLIMLGDILPLKPFLSAFMKTFRMGGDVSLIIPELKHLAILGVAYSILAYLRMKYLFARSSKTEETP